The Prochlorococcus sp. MIT 0801 genomic sequence TGTATTGAGTAATGAGTTTTTTTAGAGTTTTCTCCATGATTGATCTATGAGGAAATATTTCACTAAGAAAAAAATAGTTGGTCAGACGGCTCTTTTTAAAAGTAAGACTGACGGTAACGAATTAAAAAAGCGTCTCAGGCAATGGCAGCACTCAAGAAGTTGGGCTCGTTTGATTTGTGAAGCGGAAAAAATGTGGACTCTTGAATCAAAAGAACTTAAGAGACTCGGCGCTATGGAATTAATTCAACTTCAAAATGAAATGCCTTTTAATGTGAGAAGAAGAGTTAATTTTTGGTTGGTTAAATATTCAGGCGCTACGCGACTAGAGGATTAACCTTAATTACCTTGCTAAGTTGAACCTCTCCAATTTGGTTTTCAAAACTTACTCTTTTAAAAAATATTTTACAGTTTACGTAAACAATTACTATTAAACAAACAACAAATATTTTTGCTGAAGCTACTTTGACCAATCTCAAGAATTTAAGAGGAATGGTGGATCTTTTACCTGCTCAGAGTCAGAGCTGGCAAAAGGTCGAATCAATTGCGCTTGAACATTTTAGTCGGGCTGGGCTTCAAGAAATTAGAACACCAATTGTTGAACAAACTGAATTATTTGCAAGGGGTATTGGTGAAAATACCGATGTTGTGTGCAAAGAAATGTACAATTTTGAAGATAAAGGAGGTCGTTCTTGCACTTTGAGACCTGAAGGGACAGCTTCTGTCGCGAGATCAATTGTCCAGCATGGGTTGTTAAATAATGGGCCTCAAAGGCTCTGGTATAGAGGACCAATGTTTAGATACGAGCGTCCTCAAGCAGGAAGACAAAGGCAGTTCCATCAAATTGGAGTTGAATTTGTTGGATTGGCCTCTGTTATGAGTGACGCTGAGGTTATTTCAATAGCTTGGAACTTTTTAAAGGATGTTGGTCTGAATGATTTGACTTTAGAAATTAATAGTCTTGGAAGTAATGCAGATAGAAGTATTTTTAAAGAAGAGCTGAAAGATTGGCTTAATCAGAGATTTGATTTCTTAGATGAAGATTCTCAGAAAAGAATTAATGTTAATCCCTTGAGAATATTAGATAGTAAAAATAATTCCATGAAAGAACTTTTGTCTGAAGCACCTTCTCTAAACAACTTTTTATCTCATGAAAGTAAAACTAGATTTGATTATTTAAAGGAGTTACTAAATAATCTAAAGATCCCATATAAAATTAACAATAACTTAGTAAGGGGGCTTGATTATTATTCTCATACAGCCTTCGAAATAACAAGTGATGACCTGGGTTCTCAATCAACTGTATGTGGTGGGGGACGTTACGATGGCCTGATAAGCGAACTAGGGGGGGGGCAAGCTCCCTCAATTGGCTGGGCTATTGGGATGGAAAGGTTGATAATTCTTGCTGGAGATAAAATTTTACAATCAAAATCTCCAGATGCTTATGTGATTCATAAGGGTGAAAAAGCTGAACAACTTGCTTTGGAAATTACTTGTCAGTTAAGGTCGTCTAACTTAATGATTGAATTGGACTACTCAGGTTCATCTTTTTCAAAACAGTTTAGGCGAGCAGATAAAAGTAGGGCCAAATGGGCCTTAGTGATAGGTGAGGATGAGGCATCTAAGGGGCAATTATTGATGAAGAAATTAAGGGATAAACAAAAGGATGAGAAGAGTAAGGAATATATTTTTTCAAAGGAGGATCTAGATCAATTAATTAAGAAGTTGATTGCCTAAAAAAATTATGGATTGTTTTAAATGAGCTCTAGTAAAATCAAAAAAATATGTTGTATTGGTGCGGGTTATGTTGGTGGCCCAACCATGTCAGTTATTGCAGATAAATGTCCGGATTTAGAAGTTAGGGTCGTTGATATTAATAAAGAACGAATTGATGCATGGAATGATTCAGATCTAAATAAATTACCAATATTTGAGCCTGGATTAGATCGGATAATTTCAAGAACAAGAGGGCGAAACCTTTTCTTTAGTACAGAAATGGAAAAATCAATTTCTGATGCTGATATGGTTTTTATATCAGTTAATACTCCAACTAAAACAAAAGGACTTGGAGCTGGACAAGCAAGTGATCTTAGTTGGGTTGAAGCTAGTGCAAGGCAAGTTGCTAAATATTCAAAAGGACACACAATAGTAATTGAAAAAAGCACTCTTCCAGTTCGTACTGCACAAGTAATAAAAGAGATACTTAAGACAACAAATAGAGAAAATGAAACAAATGAAATTTCAAAAACTTTTTCTGTTTTATCGAACCCTGAATTCTTGGCTGAAGGTACCGCAATTAATGATTTAGAAAAACCTGACAGAGTTTTAATTGGTGGGGAGGATGCTGATGATGTAGATGCACTGGTTAAGATTTATTTGAATTGGGTCCCTAGTGAACAGATAATCTGTACTAATTTGTGGAGTAGCGAGCTTTCAAAATTAGCTGCTAATGCATTTCTGGCTCAGAGAATTAGTTCAATAAATTCAATTTCAGCCTTTTGTGAAGCGACTGGAGCTGATGTTCAGGAAGTTGCTAAAGCAATAGGAACAGATAAAAGGATAGGTAATCAATTTCTTAATGCAGGTCCGGGCTTTGGTGGGAGTTGCTTTAAAAAGGATATTTTGAATTTAGTTTATTTAAGTGGATATTTTGGTTTACCAGAGGTTGCTAATTATTGGAATCAAGTAGTAGTTCTAAATACTTGGCAGCAAGATAGAATTTATAAAATTGTCCTTGAAAAGCTTTTTGGTACGGTTAATGGGAAAAATATAGCAATACTCGGTTTTTCTTTTAAGGCAAACACCAACGACACTCGAGAATCTCCTGCAATAAGAATTTCAAGTGACTTACTCGAAGAAGGAGCAATTTTATCAATTTATGACCCTAAGGTTTCATTTGAGAGAATAGAGGAAGATTTTGAAAAAATTTCATTTGATAATCAAGGTATTTGGAAAGTGGCCCATTCCATTCCAGAAGCATTGAAAAATGTTGATGCAGTTTTAATTCTTACTGCATGGGATGAATTCTATGGACTTGATTGGAATTATTTAGCTTCTTTAATGAGATCACCAGCTTGGGTTTTTGATACAAGATCTGTTGTTAATCGACAAGAAATTGATAATACAGGTCTAAATCTGTGGAGACTGGGTGAGGGGAACTAAAATATCTTCATAAAAAAATAATACGCCTATAATTGGTGCTTAAATAAATCAAATTGATTTAAAGTGTTTTATTAATTTAATTTTAGAAAAAATAATGCTCTTTAAATTTCTTTTCAAAAAGAAGAAGAAGAAAAAACTTCAAGAACAATCAGAACAAAAATTTGATATGAATAATTGGATGAACTTATCAAAGGAAGAGAGACTTGAAATAGATTTTAATGAAAAGAATATAATAATGAGAAAGAAAAAGGCACTGTTAAAATCAATCAGAGAAGAATATTTAAAAATAAAAAATAAAGAACAAAAAATATCTAAGAGTCAAAAAAATTCTAAAAAAGTTATTTATTAGAAAAGTTTCAATGAATTATTTGATTTTATGATTTGGCCTCCAGTAAAAGCTTGGACTAGTAAGATTAATCTTAATGGCCAACTTCATTTCGTAGCAATTAATTATGGTGGCGAATTGCTAAAAAGATGGGTCCTTTTGATGTCTGTACTTGACTCGACTGTGGTTGTAAAAGTTCCGTGGTCGCAGTTAGTTGATTTATCTAAGTGGGAAGCTGGATGGGATGAAATAAATCATAGAGTTTCTTCTAAATTAGTAAATAATAAAAGTGATATAAAAACTACTAACTTTTCTCTACCATCTATTGATTCTGGTTTAACAATACCTATAAGTAAAAAGACTATTAGGCCTTGGTTTGAAAAGAGTTAAAGTAATATTTTATATACGACTCGAATGCAATCTAAGTATATTTTTATTATTACTTGCTTTCCCAGCTTAAATCTTTGGGCTTTTTTTGGCGGACTTTTTACGCTAAAAAAAAGATACTTGTTTGTTCAAGAATGATAGAAGCATCAATGTGGTTATCAGAAAAAGAAGCTAGTGAGGTTTTGAGAGTAAATGAACAATCTTTAGAGTTGATGAGAGAAAGGGGATATTTAAAGCCAGGAATTCACTGGAGAAGTTCAAATGATCCTAAACAATTGCCATGGAAGCCAAAAGTCTTTTATTCTTTAAGGGGATGTAAGGAAGTTATTGAATATTGGCAGAACAATGATGATTCTTGTGCGCAAAGAGCAGCCTAAAGAAAAACAAAGAATTTTTGTAGATTTGATATTTAAGAATTGCCCTTTTAAGCTACTAAATTCTCACCTTTACAATCATTGATCGAAGTCTCCAAAATTGGATAAAGAGAAATCATTTTTCCGTATTCAGGCGATGTTCTATAAACATTCGCTTTTTTTCGATAGTGATCTTCTGTCTCCATCTCTAGACGATTAAGTCGATTGAAGTTCATGATTCATTATCCAAAAGGATTTATTTACTTATTAGTTGTAAATAAAGAGACCAAATTAATCTTTTATATTAATTACATATTTGCATGTATTTATATGGATTCTGGGACTTGATTGGTCTCGAATGCCTGATATAAAATTATTTTATGTATCAATTAATTCTTTAATTAATAAGTCTTGGTTCTGCAATTCGCTTGATTATTTTATTATGAGTCCTTGGCTGTCTGTTTTGTATTGTTTAAAACCTGCTTTTTTTGATATTTTTTTATTTCATCGGATTTAAATAATAAAAAAAATTTACAGATTCTTTCTGTTGCATGAGTATTCGATGAAATTGAAGTATTCTCTGTTCGGTTTTGAAAAATAGAACTTCTAATGCAGACCTATGGAAATTCAGCCGTCACCTACGGGTGGTGGGCTGGCAACTCAGGGGTCACCAACCGTTCAGGCAAATTTATTGCTGCTCATGCCGCTCATACCGGTTTGATTGCTTTCTGGGCTGGTGCCTTCACGTTATTTGAATTGGCTCGATTTGACCCTTCCGTACCAATGGGTCATCAGCCTTTAATTGCCCTTCCTCATTTAGCAGCTTTGGGTATTGGTTTCGATGAAACTGGAGCCTTTGTTGGTGGAAGTGCGGTTGTTGCAGTTGCTGTCTGTCATCTAGTTGGATCCATGGCTTATGGGGCAGGTGGATTGATGCACTCTCTTCTTTTCTCTAGTGACATGCAGGAATCTTCTGTGCCACAGGCCAGAAAATTCAAGCTTGAATGGGACAACCCAGATAACCAGACTTTCATCCTTGGACATCATTTGATTTTCTTTGGTGTTGCATGTATTTGGTTTGTTGAATGGGCGCGGATACATGGGATTTACGATCCTGCTATTGGTGCTATTCGTCAGGTTGAATACGACCTTAACTTGAGTCATATCTGGGATCATCAGTTTGACTTCCTAACTATTGACAGCTTGGAAGATGTTATGGGAGGTCATGCTTTCTTGGCTTTCTTAGAAATAACTGGTGGTGCTTTCCATATCGCTACTAAGCAAGTTGGAGAATATACGAAGTTCAAAGGAGCTGGGCTTCTTTCAGCAGAAGCTATTCTTTCTTGGTCACTAGCTGGTATTGGCTGGATGGCAGTTGTCGCAGCATTCTGGAGTGCAACAAATACCACTGTTTACCCTGTTGAATGGTTTGGAGAACCACTAGCACTTAAATTTGGAATCTCTCCTTATTGGATCGATACTGTGGACCTTCCAAATGGTGCTCATACTTCTCGAGCTTGGCTAGCTAATGTTCATTACTACTTTGGATTCTTCTTTATTCAAGGTCACCTATGGCATGCTCTTAGGGCAATGGGATTCGATTTCAAACGAGTGACAAATGCCTTAAGTAATCTTGATACTGCTTCAGTATCTTTAAAATAGTTAAATAAATTTAACTTAATAAAAAAGCCCCACATGCTTGGGGCTTTTTTATTGGGTTCTATTTATCAATGGCTCAATTCTTTCAATAATAATTAACCATATTTCTTATTAGTTTAAAATTTAAAAAAATATTAAACTAATAAGAAATATGGTTATGGTTTGATCGCATATTTACTAATAATTAAAGCTAATTAAATGATTTGATTGAGATATGATAAGAAACAAAATTACTTTAGATGTTAAATATTCAAATGGGATATTATTTTTTAGGGATTTTCATTTACTTCCGTAAGCTTGTTAATAGATGAGTTTGTCGTTTTTAGGTTTGGAAGACCTATATAAAATTAATGCAATCCCGACGTTGGTCCTTTCTTTGGGTTTGCTTGGACTGATAGGAATTCTTCTAACCCTTGGTAGAAGATTGGATTCCGCGATGAAGTTGGAAAGATTTGGTATTCCCATAGCCCTTTTAATTGGAGCTTTAGGTTTTTTAATTGGTCCTTATGGACCTCTTTCTTTATTACCAGAAAGGGTTCTGAATACTTGGATGCAATTACCAACTCCATTGCTCACTTTAGTCTTTGCGACCTTAATGCTAGGAAGACCTATTCCAAGAATTAGTGCTTTATGGAAACCAGTTGCCTCGCAGGCATTACTTGGACTTTTATTAGGCTTTGGTCAATATGTTGTTGGTGGGATAATTGTGCTGTCATTTCTGCTTCCTTTTTTAGGAGTAGATCCACTGATGGGATGCATTATTGAAGTTGGTTTTGAAGGAGGACATGGAGCTGCGGCAATAATGGGAGAAAGTTTTATGAAATTAGGCTTTCCTGAGGGATTAGACCTGGGCTTTGCAATGGCAACTGTAGGGTTACTTGCTTCTACATTGTTAGGGAGCGGCTTGGTTGTCCTAGGTAGGTTTTTTGGATGGCTTGTGACTACTGAACAAGAGCCCCCAAATGATTTAAATTATATTGAATTAGAAATTAAACCAATTGAACAACTTAAGTCGCTTTTATATAATTTTGCTCTACTAGGATTAGCGGTATTGATTGGAATCTTTTTTCTTTATTGTTTGAGGCTATCTTCTACTTTTTTTAGTGATATAAGTAAGCAGGTGATATTAGCTTTCCCAGTATTTCCATTGGCTTTGATGGGTTCATTTTTAGTTAGATTTTTATTGGAAAAAACCGGAAAGACTAAATTAGTATCATCACTTTTTCAACGTGAGATTGGTATACTTTCAACCGATTTACTTATAATTACCGCCATGGCTGGATTGAATTTACCTTTATTAGTTAACTACTGGGTTCCTATAACCATTTTAGCCATTGGTGGATTGATTTGGAATCTTGTAGGGATGTTGATTTTTTCTAGATTATTTTTTAGAGAAGAATGGTTTGTAAGAGCAATAGCAGAGTTTGGAAATTCAACGGGAGTTGCAGCCAGTGGACTATTACTTTTGAGATTGGCTGATCCTAGAAATTCTACTAATACGTTACCTGTGTTTTCTATTAAGCAATTATTTCTTCAACCACTTCTTTCTGGAGGTCTGATTACTGTAATAGCGCCTTTGTTTATCAGTAATTTTGGGCTTAAAGGGTGGACAGAATTTTGTGGATTAATTTCATTGTCTTTATGTGTAGTAGCAATATCTCTACAGTCAAAATATACAAAAGCTTCAGCATAATAATTAATGAACTTAACTAAAGTTATAATTTATAGAAATATAAGTTTTAATAAACTATTTCCCTCCTTTATATGAATCGACAAAATTACAAAGATATTCCCCCTCAAGAATCAAAAGAAAAATGGTTTAAAAGTCATCTGCTTGGGAAAGAGGTTGAATTAAGAGAACTCTATGAGTTGCCTCAGGATCAGTTGGATTTAGTGATGGCAGAGACTGCAGAGTTTAGGAGCGATATAGGAAATAGAGATAGAAATCTAGGTAAATTTTGTACAGCTGGTTATTTTTTAGAGTTATCAAGAATCATTGACAAAAGAAGGGCCTCAGAATGATTTTCTGCTCTATTATCCAAAAAATAGAGGTTCATTTTTCTTGCTCCATGTTTCATTCTTTTTCATAACTATTGGATATTTCTCATGCGTAAAAAAATAATTTAACCAACAACGTAAATAATGAATTTCATTGTTTTGATCAAACTTTCTTATGTCAGCTATTCTAAATTGCCTTACAAATGGCCAGATAGCCCAATCAGCTAAGCTTTCTTTTGCATCAACAAGAAATAGAGCTTTTCCTTGGTTTGAAAATTCTTTTAATCTGTTATTTAAAGATAAAAGTATTTTCATAGCTTCAGAACGATGAGTTTCTGATTCTTCAATATTAAATCTAGATGCATATTTAAATCGATCCAAATGATATTTAAATGCTTTATCATTTATTTCTATAAGACTCAATATTTGTTTTGAAATATCATTATCACTACCACAACCAAATAATCCATTCATATTCGATTTTTTGATACTCCATATCATTATTTCTAGACTTTCATCAATTACTTTATTTAAACTAGTTTTTAGTACAGGTACAGTTGCTTTTTTAGAAATTTGAATTAATTCAATAGGCTTGTTCTTTAGTTCGACCTCTCTTAACTCTACTATTTGATTTGTGTTTAATAAAGCCCATCTAGCTCTAATTGCGTAGGGACATCGTC encodes the following:
- a CDS encoding chlorophyll a/b binding light-harvesting protein codes for the protein MQTYGNSAVTYGWWAGNSGVTNRSGKFIAAHAAHTGLIAFWAGAFTLFELARFDPSVPMGHQPLIALPHLAALGIGFDETGAFVGGSAVVAVAVCHLVGSMAYGAGGLMHSLLFSSDMQESSVPQARKFKLEWDNPDNQTFILGHHLIFFGVACIWFVEWARIHGIYDPAIGAIRQVEYDLNLSHIWDHQFDFLTIDSLEDVMGGHAFLAFLEITGGAFHIATKQVGEYTKFKGAGLLSAEAILSWSLAGIGWMAVVAAFWSATNTTVYPVEWFGEPLALKFGISPYWIDTVDLPNGAHTSRAWLANVHYYFGFFFIQGHLWHALRAMGFDFKRVTNALSNLDTASVSLK
- a CDS encoding nucleotide sugar dehydrogenase; this encodes MSSSKIKKICCIGAGYVGGPTMSVIADKCPDLEVRVVDINKERIDAWNDSDLNKLPIFEPGLDRIISRTRGRNLFFSTEMEKSISDADMVFISVNTPTKTKGLGAGQASDLSWVEASARQVAKYSKGHTIVIEKSTLPVRTAQVIKEILKTTNRENETNEISKTFSVLSNPEFLAEGTAINDLEKPDRVLIGGEDADDVDALVKIYLNWVPSEQIICTNLWSSELSKLAANAFLAQRISSINSISAFCEATGADVQEVAKAIGTDKRIGNQFLNAGPGFGGSCFKKDILNLVYLSGYFGLPEVANYWNQVVVLNTWQQDRIYKIVLEKLFGTVNGKNIAILGFSFKANTNDTRESPAIRISSDLLEEGAILSIYDPKVSFERIEEDFEKISFDNQGIWKVAHSIPEALKNVDAVLILTAWDEFYGLDWNYLASLMRSPAWVFDTRSVVNRQEIDNTGLNLWRLGEGN
- a CDS encoding glutathione S-transferase → MKHNILYSFRRCPYAIRARWALLNTNQIVELREVELKNKPIELIQISKKATVPVLKTSLNKVIDESLEIMIWSIKKSNMNGLFGCGSDNDISKQILSLIEINDKAFKYHLDRFKYASRFNIEESETHRSEAMKILLSLNNRLKEFSNQGKALFLVDAKESLADWAIWPFVRQFRIADIRKFDQNNEIHYLRCWLNYFFTHEKYPIVMKKNETWSKKNEPLFFG
- the hisS gene encoding histidine--tRNA ligase; the encoded protein is MTNLKNLRGMVDLLPAQSQSWQKVESIALEHFSRAGLQEIRTPIVEQTELFARGIGENTDVVCKEMYNFEDKGGRSCTLRPEGTASVARSIVQHGLLNNGPQRLWYRGPMFRYERPQAGRQRQFHQIGVEFVGLASVMSDAEVISIAWNFLKDVGLNDLTLEINSLGSNADRSIFKEELKDWLNQRFDFLDEDSQKRINVNPLRILDSKNNSMKELLSEAPSLNNFLSHESKTRFDYLKELLNNLKIPYKINNNLVRGLDYYSHTAFEITSDDLGSQSTVCGGGRYDGLISELGGGQAPSIGWAIGMERLIILAGDKILQSKSPDAYVIHKGEKAEQLALEITCQLRSSNLMIELDYSGSSFSKQFRRADKSRAKWALVIGEDEASKGQLLMKKLRDKQKDEKSKEYIFSKEDLDQLIKKLIA
- a CDS encoding sodium/glutamate symporter → MSLSFLGLEDLYKINAIPTLVLSLGLLGLIGILLTLGRRLDSAMKLERFGIPIALLIGALGFLIGPYGPLSLLPERVLNTWMQLPTPLLTLVFATLMLGRPIPRISALWKPVASQALLGLLLGFGQYVVGGIIVLSFLLPFLGVDPLMGCIIEVGFEGGHGAAAIMGESFMKLGFPEGLDLGFAMATVGLLASTLLGSGLVVLGRFFGWLVTTEQEPPNDLNYIELEIKPIEQLKSLLYNFALLGLAVLIGIFFLYCLRLSSTFFSDISKQVILAFPVFPLALMGSFLVRFLLEKTGKTKLVSSLFQREIGILSTDLLIITAMAGLNLPLLVNYWVPITILAIGGLIWNLVGMLIFSRLFFREEWFVRAIAEFGNSTGVAASGLLLLRLADPRNSTNTLPVFSIKQLFLQPLLSGGLITVIAPLFISNFGLKGWTEFCGLISLSLCVVAISLQSKYTKASA
- a CDS encoding TIGR02450 family Trp-rich protein → MIWPPVKAWTSKINLNGQLHFVAINYGGELLKRWVLLMSVLDSTVVVKVPWSQLVDLSKWEAGWDEINHRVSSKLVNNKSDIKTTNFSLPSIDSGLTIPISKKTIRPWFEKS